GGCCCCCGAGGAGCACGCGGGCGTCGCCCAGGTCCCGACCTCCCTCCCGGCCGTCCTGGACCGCCTCGAGGCCGACCACGAGTTCCTGCTCGCCGGTGACGTCTTCACGTCCGACCTGATCGAGACCTGGATCGACTACAAGCGCACGAACGAGATCGCCCCGCTGCAGCTGCGCCCGCACCCGCACGAGTTCGAGCTCTACTTCGACGTGTGATCGGACCGCGCGTACCTCACGCGCGGACCGTCCGACGCCCCCGCTCTGTTTCTCAGGGCGGGGGCGTCGTCGTATGGTTTCTGGCACTGCTGTTCGAGAACAGGTGACGGGGGAGACACGGGGATGCCCGAACAGGACGATACGGAGCGGGAGTTCGACCTCAGGTGGGCGGACGACGCGACGCACAAGGAACCCTCCGCGCGGGCCCGGATGCTGGCCGCCCGCTGGAAGGAGAACCCGCCCGAGCCGGTGCCGTTCCGGGGTGACCCCGGGCCGGTGACGCCACGTCGTTCGTCGTGGGTGTCGACGGCACTCGTCCTGGGGTGCGTGGTCGCGGTGATCCTGCTGCTGGGGTACGTGCGGTTCCGGGCACCCTATTAGAACAGGAGGCAATCCGCCTTACTGCCAGGGCTGTTGGGCTGCGCGGTGCTACTTTGTGCCTCTTCGCTCACCCTCGGTGTCCAGGTCAACACAAGAACGGTTGGTCCGGTGACAACAGTCCGTCCTTCGCGTACCGCTGTCGTCGTGACAGCGCTTCCTGTGGAGTTCTCGCCGCTGCTGGACCGTCTCAGGTCCGAGAACGCCCGGTCCAAGGGGCAGCGGAGAGTCAACGCCACCGTGGTGCAGACCTTCGAGCTCGACGGCGCCTACGCCTCGTGGACCGTGCACCTGGCCCAGGTGGGCATGACGAACGTCGTCGCCGCGCTGGGCACGCACGGCCTCCTGGACGAGCTGCGGCCGGACGTCGCGCTCCTGGTCGGGATCGCGGGCAGCCTCAAGGACGACATTCCTCCGGGTGACGTCGTGGTCGCGACGAAGGTGTACGAGATCCACGGCGCCAAGGTGTCGGCCGAGGGCAACGGCGCCCGTCCCGACGCCGTGGACACCTCGCTCTCCCTGTGGCAGACGGCGCTCTACGCGGACGTCCGCAGCAAGTGCCACTTCAAGCCGATCGCCTCCGGCGACGTCGTGCTCGACGCCAAGTCCGGTGACCTGCGGAGGCTGCTCAACAGCACCTATCAGGATGCGGCCGCCCTGGAGATGGAGGGCTTCGGCTTCTGCAAGGCGGCGCAGCGTCACCGTACGGAAGCCCTCGTCATCCGCGGGATCAGCGACCGTGCGGACGGCGAGAAGGGTGCGGCCGACGCCGGCGGCGGCCAGCAGCGGGCGGCCGCCCACGCGGCGGAGGTGGCCGTCGCCGTCCTGCTGCAGCACCAGCCCGAGAGCTCCGGTGCCGAGCTGCCGACGTCACCTCCGTCGTCGCCGCCGGTGAAGAAGAAGACCTCCGCGCGTCCTCCCCGGTGGCATGCCGGCCGCTGGAAGGGCCGGGCGAAGGTCTGGTTGTCGCTCACCGCTGGGGCGGTGGCCCTCGGGCTCGTCATCCACTCGTGCGGGGGCGGTGGCGACGGGGGTGGCAGCGACGACGCCACGACGCTCTCCGGGCCCGTCGCGCCCTCTCTGCCGGCCTGTGATCAGGCGGACACCGTGCCGCTCGTCATCGCCGCCTCCGTCGACAAGTCGGAGCCCATGCGGCGGGCGGCCGAGGACTACGGCGACCGGGCCGCGGGCGGAAAGTGCCTGCGGATCGAGGTCGAGGACAAGAACTCGGGCGACGGGATGCGCGCCCTGGTAGACGGCTGGGGCGAGTCCGACGGGGCGAAGCCGGATGTGTGGGCGCCGGCCGGGAGCTCGTGGCTGTCGCTGGCCAGGGCCGCCGCGAAGGGGAAGAACGCGCAGCAGTTCCCGGAGCGTGCGGAATCGATCGTGCAGAGCCCGTTGACCATCGCCATGCCGAAGCCGATGGCCGAGGCGCTGAACTGGCCCGAGCG
The Streptomyces sp. NBC_01485 genome window above contains:
- a CDS encoding SCO2583/SCO2584 N-terminal domain-containing protein, whose product is MPEQDDTEREFDLRWADDATHKEPSARARMLAARWKENPPEPVPFRGDPGPVTPRRSSWVSTALVLGCVVAVILLLGYVRFRAPY